GGACGTCATCGAGCGGCTCGGCACCACCACGGCCGCCGCCGGCCTCTCCCAGACGCTCTTCTTCCTGATGGCGGCCATCGGCCAGGTCACCCTCGCCCGCCTGAGCGACCAGCGGGGCCGCAAGCCCATGATGCTCGTGTGCGCCGCCGTCCTGATCGTCGGCAACGTGCTCTGCGTGGTCGCGCCGAACATCGAGGTCTTCATCGCGGGCCGCATCCTCCAGGGCGTCTCGGCGGCGATGTTCACCCTCGCCTTCCTCACGCTGAACCAGCTGCTCACCCCGGCCGGCTTCGGCAAGGCGGCCGGCATCATCACCGCCGTCAACGGCGGCCTCGCCGGCGTCGACGCCATCGCCGGCGGCCAGATCGCCGACACCATCGGCTTCCGCGGGATCTTCGTCTGCTCCACCCTCATCGCCGTCGCCGGCCTGATCGGCGTGCGCCGCTACGTCCCCGACGTACCGCCCACCACGGAGCCCGGCGCCCGGTTCGACGCGCGCGGCATCACCGCCCTCGCCCTCGGCCTCACCGGCATCCTCGTCGGCCTCGCCCAGGGTGCCGCCTGGGGCTGGACCTCGGCGCTCACCCTCGCCTTCCTCATCGGCGGCCTCGCCTCCCTCGCCTTCTTCGTCCTCTCGCAGAAGACCGCCCCCAACCCGGTCATCGACCTGGACGTCCTCGCCTCCCGGCGCGCCTGGCCGCTGCTCCTCACCACGATCTGCACCCTCGGCGGCGCGTTCGGCGCCATCGCCCTGACCATCCCGCTGTTCTCGCAGGACGCGCGGGTCGGCCTCGGCCTCACGGCCGTCACCTCGGCGATCCTCTTCCTCACGCCGATCCAGCTCATCGGGGTGGTCTCCGCCCCGCTCACCGGGCGGCTCGGCCCGCGGATCGGCTGGCGCAAGATCGTCGTCACGGGCGCCGTCGCCAACTTCGCGATCTTCCTCGTGGCCACGCTCTTCCTGCACAACGAGTGGATCCTCGTCGCCGCGCTCGCCGCGCTCGGCGTCACCTACGGCGGTTTCATGCTCACCGGCCTCAACGGGCTCGCCGTGACCACCGCCCCGGCGGACAAGCCCGGCTCCCTCTCCGGCCTCAACGGCGCCTGCTTCGGCATCGGCGCCTCCCTCGGCATCGCCCTGGCCTCCGCCATGA
This portion of the Streptomyces changanensis genome encodes:
- a CDS encoding MFS transporter, whose product is MSTTPGRTRSGAESDLAGRGPMLLAMVLAVLGYQINATMLSPALPDVIERLGTTTAAAGLSQTLFFLMAAIGQVTLARLSDQRGRKPMMLVCAAVLIVGNVLCVVAPNIEVFIAGRILQGVSAAMFTLAFLTLNQLLTPAGFGKAAGIITAVNGGLAGVDAIAGGQIADTIGFRGIFVCSTLIAVAGLIGVRRYVPDVPPTTEPGARFDARGITALALGLTGILVGLAQGAAWGWTSALTLAFLIGGLASLAFFVLSQKTAPNPVIDLDVLASRRAWPLLLTTICTLGGAFGAIALTIPLFSQDARVGLGLTAVTSAILFLTPIQLIGVVSAPLTGRLGPRIGWRKIVVTGAVANFAIFLVATLFLHNEWILVAALAALGVTYGGFMLTGLNGLAVTTAPADKPGSLSGLNGACFGIGASLGIALASAMITAGSDAGGVTEAGYQNAMYTALALLAVGVVTSLLIQRPPAEEAAEASDERPVVVAHH